In Micromonospora sp. WMMA1363, a genomic segment contains:
- a CDS encoding DNA cytosine methyltransferase, with translation MNTLELFAGIGGLSLGLERDGMTVVGQVEINEFGRSRGSRRVGRSPNQSSRQRRRPRCRRAHRPHRHPYGPEARP, from the coding sequence GTGAACACCCTCGAACTGTTCGCCGGGATCGGCGGCCTGTCCCTCGGCCTCGAACGCGACGGGATGACCGTCGTCGGCCAGGTGGAGATCAACGAGTTCGGTCGCTCCAGGGGTTCCCGCCGGGTTGGACGCAGCCCGAATCAAAGCTCTCGGCAACGCCGTCGTCCCCGCTGTCGGAGAGCACATCGGCCGCATCGCCATCCGTACGGACCGGAGGCTCGCCCGTGA
- a CDS encoding DEAD/DEAH box helicase, with the protein MTYVDPPSAALHGELSADGTQIVLIGVGPDPAIAQMAAQLQLATPLIKPSDPPGALVLPATWAAVVQLSHLFGTAWRPGPRLLTWLAEEMRLRTRPGAELTVTLPDGLTPRPYQVEGARMIASLGRALLFDDPGAGKTITTILGLLERTAGGHQVAPVVVIAPASVVDPWVEAWRTWAPDWRVNAWRGSPDHRRRLAARPAGTAAHVVVASYDTARMDAAKGKPLDRLGARTVVVDECHLIKSSHAARSIAARRLAKRADNFVALSGTPITHHPGDLWPTLEALAPLAWPSGERWKARYCVTVPGDYSARVIGLNTAAEPEFRVTLLGQHRRVAKADVLTQLPPKIYSVRQVELPWAHRKAYDQLENQMIAQLPDGEELSVMSVLAQLTRLSQMASAAADVTTTRETGADGEEHDHVQVRLKAPSWKVDALLEVLAERPSSPVVAFAPSRQLMALAGEQATKAGLQVGYVMGGQSMRERTNTVEQFQKGKLDLLCVTTGAGGVGLTLTAARTVVFLQRPWSLVEATQAEDRCHRIGSEIHDSIEVIDVVATDTIDARVRSVLHDKAGQLADLLKDQRIVTQLLGGSTLRKAA; encoded by the coding sequence GTGACGTACGTAGATCCTCCGTCGGCCGCGCTCCACGGTGAGCTGAGTGCCGACGGTACGCAGATCGTGCTCATCGGCGTCGGCCCCGACCCGGCCATCGCCCAGATGGCGGCCCAGCTCCAGCTCGCCACCCCGCTGATCAAGCCCAGTGACCCGCCGGGCGCGCTCGTGCTCCCGGCGACCTGGGCGGCTGTCGTACAGCTATCCCACCTGTTCGGCACCGCGTGGCGACCCGGCCCCCGACTGCTCACCTGGCTAGCCGAGGAGATGCGACTGCGCACCCGGCCCGGCGCCGAGCTGACCGTGACCCTGCCTGACGGGCTGACCCCGCGCCCGTACCAGGTCGAGGGCGCACGGATGATCGCCAGCCTGGGCCGGGCACTGCTGTTCGACGACCCCGGCGCGGGCAAGACCATCACCACCATCCTCGGACTGCTGGAACGCACCGCCGGCGGTCACCAGGTGGCCCCGGTCGTCGTCATCGCCCCGGCGTCGGTGGTGGACCCGTGGGTCGAGGCGTGGCGCACCTGGGCCCCCGACTGGCGGGTCAACGCCTGGCGTGGCAGCCCGGACCACCGACGGCGGCTCGCGGCCCGGCCGGCCGGAACCGCGGCGCATGTCGTCGTGGCCAGCTACGACACCGCCCGCATGGACGCCGCGAAGGGCAAGCCCCTCGACCGGCTCGGCGCCCGCACCGTGGTGGTCGACGAGTGCCACCTGATCAAGTCCAGCCACGCCGCCCGGTCGATCGCGGCTCGGCGACTGGCCAAGCGAGCGGACAACTTCGTCGCACTGTCCGGTACCCCGATCACCCACCACCCCGGCGACCTCTGGCCGACCCTCGAAGCCCTCGCCCCGCTGGCGTGGCCTTCGGGGGAGCGGTGGAAGGCCCGGTACTGCGTGACCGTCCCCGGCGACTACAGCGCCCGGGTGATCGGGCTCAACACCGCCGCCGAGCCGGAGTTCCGCGTCACCCTTCTCGGCCAGCACCGGCGGGTAGCCAAGGCCGACGTACTCACCCAACTGCCACCGAAGATCTACAGCGTCCGTCAGGTCGAGCTGCCCTGGGCGCACCGCAAGGCGTACGACCAACTGGAGAACCAGATGATCGCGCAACTCCCCGACGGGGAGGAACTGTCGGTCATGTCGGTGCTCGCCCAACTCACCCGGCTGTCCCAGATGGCCAGTGCCGCGGCCGACGTCACGACCACCCGGGAGACCGGAGCGGACGGCGAGGAACACGACCACGTTCAGGTGAGGCTCAAGGCCCCGTCGTGGAAGGTCGACGCGCTACTGGAGGTGCTCGCCGAGCGGCCCAGCTCCCCAGTCGTGGCGTTCGCGCCGAGCCGCCAGCTCATGGCCCTCGCCGGAGAGCAGGCCACCAAGGCGGGGTTGCAGGTCGGCTACGTGATGGGCGGGCAGTCCATGCGCGAGCGCACCAACACCGTCGAGCAGTTCCAGAAAGGCAAGCTCGACCTGCTCTGCGTCACCACCGGCGCCGGCGGCGTGGGCCTGACCCTGACCGCCGCGCGGACCGTGGTGTTTCTCCAGCGCCCCTGGTCGCTCGTCGAGGCGACCCAGGCCGAGGACCGGTGCCACCGCATCGGCTCGGAGATCCACGACTCCATCGAGGTCATCGACGTGGTGGCCACCGACACCATCGACGCCCGAGTCCGCTCGGTGCTGCACGACAAGGCCGGGCAACTGGCCGACCTGCTCAAGGACCAGCGAATCGTCACCCAGCTCCTGGGTGGATCCACCCTTCGAAAGGCAGCGTGA
- a CDS encoding WhiB family transcriptional regulator has translation MRLTTTHRNDIYDLLAAAEEWQERAQCPQTDPEAFYPDKGGSPDVAKRVCRRCEVRTECLEYALDNDERYGIWGGLSERERRKLKRRTTRAVEVAA, from the coding sequence ATGAGGCTCACCACGACTCACCGTAACGACATCTACGACCTTCTCGCCGCCGCCGAGGAGTGGCAGGAACGGGCACAGTGCCCGCAGACCGACCCGGAAGCGTTCTACCCGGACAAGGGCGGCTCGCCCGACGTGGCGAAGCGGGTCTGCCGACGGTGTGAGGTCAGGACCGAGTGCCTCGAATACGCGCTCGACAACGACGAGCGGTACGGCATCTGGGGCGGCCTCTCCGAGCGGGAGCGCCGCAAGCTCAAGCGTCGCACTACGCGGGCTGTGGAGGTTGCGGCATGA
- a CDS encoding phage antirepressor N-terminal domain-containing protein codes for MSQLIRIPFNGDEILAVDHNGKPHIVLRPALELLGIDYATQLRKLKAKSWATVGTSPTQDQYRDMTTVDVRTFLMLLATIDEKRVAARIRPKLVAYQNEVADAIEAYWTHGGAINPCATEDQLTHIIDRARAQATVLAELRGIVDPAWLEAKARHVAARALGEEPDIDPASRPLTVGEYLTDRGVTGSALRSLSSTFGKRVKGLYQLKHDTGPPKVERFVDGALRAVAGYTERDRPLFDAAWQQIDA; via the coding sequence ATGAGCCAGTTGATCCGCATCCCGTTCAACGGTGACGAGATCCTCGCCGTTGACCACAACGGCAAGCCGCACATCGTGCTCCGCCCGGCGCTTGAGCTTCTGGGGATCGACTATGCGACCCAGCTCAGGAAACTGAAGGCCAAGTCCTGGGCGACCGTAGGCACCAGCCCCACGCAAGATCAATACCGCGACATGACCACGGTCGACGTCCGTACCTTCCTGATGCTCCTCGCCACGATCGACGAGAAGCGTGTCGCCGCCCGCATCCGCCCCAAACTCGTCGCCTACCAAAACGAGGTCGCTGACGCCATCGAGGCGTACTGGACCCACGGTGGCGCCATCAACCCCTGCGCCACCGAAGATCAACTCACCCACATCATCGACCGGGCACGGGCACAGGCCACCGTCCTCGCCGAACTGCGAGGCATCGTCGACCCCGCCTGGCTTGAGGCCAAAGCACGCCACGTCGCCGCCCGAGCCCTCGGCGAGGAACCCGACATCGACCCGGCGTCCAGGCCACTGACCGTCGGGGAGTACCTGACGGATCGAGGCGTCACCGGATCGGCTTTGCGATCCCTGTCATCGACGTTCGGTAAGCGGGTGAAAGGCCTGTACCAGCTCAAACACGACACGGGACCGCCGAAGGTCGAGCGGTTCGTGGATGGGGCCCTACGGGCTGTCGCCGGCTACACGGAGCGGGATCGGCCGCTGTTCGACGCTGCCTGGCAGCAAATCGACGCCTGA
- a CDS encoding helix-turn-helix transcriptional regulator → MDTPRPAAIGIDGEKLRELRKLQGKTLGEFAPTCGITLQYLSQIERGDRRRVSPPVYARICAALKLTGPRQRRTLLKDAA, encoded by the coding sequence ATGGACACACCACGGCCCGCAGCTATCGGGATCGACGGCGAGAAGCTCAGAGAGCTTCGCAAGCTCCAGGGCAAGACACTGGGCGAGTTCGCACCGACCTGCGGCATCACCCTCCAGTACCTATCTCAGATCGAGCGTGGCGACCGCCGCCGGGTATCGCCTCCGGTCTACGCCCGGATTTGTGCCGCGCTGAAGCTAACCGGCCCCCGGCAACGCCGAACCCTGCTGAAGGACGCTGCATGA
- a CDS encoding helix-turn-helix transcriptional regulator: MDELRQRDRLASLVRSRRMELGLSVSKAAQAAGIDRATWTYLENGSRRTAEFNYAGIERALQWKAGSIGGVLGGRQPELAAPEPEVDEELELVRTDPRLTSAMKEKIIGLILERRERDRASAIEDTRRMIDLFRRG; encoded by the coding sequence ATGGATGAGCTGCGGCAGCGTGATCGACTGGCTAGCTTGGTTCGGTCTAGACGGATGGAACTCGGATTGAGCGTCAGCAAGGCTGCCCAAGCAGCAGGTATCGACAGGGCTACCTGGACGTACCTGGAGAACGGCAGCCGGCGGACGGCTGAGTTCAACTACGCCGGCATCGAGCGTGCGCTTCAGTGGAAGGCGGGCAGTATCGGCGGCGTCCTGGGGGGTCGACAGCCAGAGTTGGCTGCTCCAGAGCCTGAGGTCGACGAGGAGTTGGAGCTGGTTCGCACCGATCCGCGTCTCACTTCCGCCATGAAGGAGAAGATCATTGGTCTCATCCTTGAGCGAAGAGAGCGCGACAGAGCGTCCGCGATCGAGGACACTCGACGAATGATCGACCTGTTCCGGCGAGGCTGA
- a CDS encoding site-specific integrase, with the protein MEKNGPTWRIRDFVDGKKVTLEMGWPNKTSAKKRLTTLQADRLRGDFIDPRAGKLTVAEWVAEWWPGHEIGLKPTSRQSEGSRVRMHIVPLLGHLTLDEVDNLVIQAWITKLMAGLPDLDRPGKWVRRPISAKTVRSCHGLLHSMMSAAVRARKIRTNPCADTKLPKLTPREMRFLTEPEAGRLHAAVPEHWRPLVLLLISTGLRWGEAAGLQIKNLDVFDGKLTVERAMHEMADGSLIFGTPKTVRGRRTVTFTPKVAQILAPLVVDKGRDDLVFGTPTGKPVRARNFRRGWLEWTSSAGLAGLRIHDLRHTQAAWLISARPPVPLSAISRRLGHGSIAVTDGLYGHLLPQVDAGILTAVADALEHVDPAVIAAEIADETADDLESQEAARRRGEVGEPTCA; encoded by the coding sequence GTGGAGAAGAACGGACCGACCTGGCGCATCCGTGACTTCGTAGACGGCAAGAAGGTCACCCTGGAGATGGGTTGGCCGAACAAGACGTCGGCCAAGAAGAGGCTGACCACCCTGCAAGCCGACCGGCTGCGTGGCGACTTCATTGACCCGCGGGCCGGGAAGTTGACGGTGGCCGAGTGGGTGGCCGAGTGGTGGCCCGGCCATGAAATCGGCCTTAAGCCGACTTCCCGGCAATCGGAGGGCAGCCGCGTGCGGATGCACATCGTGCCGCTGCTCGGACACCTCACTCTCGATGAGGTCGACAACCTCGTCATTCAGGCTTGGATCACGAAGCTTATGGCCGGTCTGCCCGATCTGGATCGACCCGGGAAGTGGGTGCGCCGCCCAATCTCCGCGAAGACCGTGCGGTCCTGCCACGGGCTGCTGCACAGCATGATGAGCGCCGCTGTGCGTGCCCGGAAGATCCGCACCAATCCGTGTGCAGACACGAAACTGCCGAAGCTCACGCCGCGGGAGATGCGTTTCCTCACCGAACCGGAAGCCGGTCGGCTGCACGCTGCCGTGCCGGAGCACTGGCGGCCATTGGTGTTGCTGCTGATCTCTACCGGCCTGCGCTGGGGCGAGGCTGCAGGCCTCCAGATCAAGAACCTCGACGTGTTCGACGGCAAACTAACCGTGGAACGGGCGATGCACGAGATGGCTGACGGGTCGCTGATCTTCGGCACGCCGAAAACGGTTAGGGGTCGGCGCACGGTGACGTTCACGCCCAAGGTTGCGCAGATCCTGGCACCACTGGTCGTCGACAAGGGCCGAGACGACCTGGTTTTCGGCACGCCGACGGGGAAGCCGGTGCGGGCGCGCAACTTCCGCCGGGGCTGGCTGGAGTGGACCAGCTCGGCCGGGCTAGCCGGGCTGCGTATCCACGACCTACGGCACACCCAGGCCGCGTGGTTGATCTCGGCCCGGCCACCGGTGCCATTGTCGGCAATCTCCCGGCGGCTCGGGCACGGGTCGATCGCGGTCACCGATGGTCTGTACGGACACCTGTTGCCGCAGGTCGACGCGGGGATTCTTACCGCGGTTGCGGACGCCCTAGAGCACGTCGACCCGGCGGTCATCGCTGCTGAGATTGCTGACGAGACGGCCGACGATCTGGAGTCGCAGGAGGCTGCGAGGCGTAGGGGAGAGGTAGGGGAACCGACGTGCGCCTAG
- a CDS encoding Ig-like domain-containing protein, which produces MRVVQDQPARHGARHRALVAGLLAAALTLTAACTSGGGDGSSGWRDGDPNTAPDPKAAVTIVEPAADATDVPASTGLTFTTEEALETTVELKDSSGEAVEGTLATDGATWLPADTLKYGETYTAAVTATGDDGLPATATSTFTIMAEPANQVRISSFLGDDQVVGVGMPLVVKFGRAIPEDYRDDLQRRMTVTSTPAQEGIWHWVSPTEVRYRPKEFWRANSTVSYRVQAGGLPLGDGWYGRNDLTVDIRIGPSLIMKVDNKTKRMTVTKDGSVVKTIPVSLGKKSTPSSSGTMVVMEKLRKTVFDTFEELGPEDGYRTKIDYAQRLTWGGEFIHAAPWSEGQQGSVNVSHGCVNVSMTNGAWLFSNTRIGDPITVKGTERKLQNGNGWTDWNMSWAEYVKGSALPYEPPAADDDADPGVSPTP; this is translated from the coding sequence ATGCGAGTTGTTCAGGACCAGCCGGCCCGGCACGGTGCGCGGCACCGCGCGCTCGTGGCCGGGCTACTCGCCGCGGCGCTGACGCTCACCGCCGCCTGCACGTCCGGCGGGGGCGACGGGTCGTCCGGGTGGCGTGACGGCGACCCGAACACCGCACCTGATCCGAAGGCCGCCGTCACCATCGTCGAACCGGCCGCCGATGCGACGGACGTGCCCGCGTCCACCGGCCTCACCTTCACCACCGAGGAGGCGCTGGAGACCACGGTCGAGCTGAAGGACTCCTCCGGCGAGGCCGTCGAGGGCACGCTGGCCACGGACGGCGCGACCTGGCTGCCAGCCGACACGCTGAAGTACGGCGAGACGTACACGGCGGCCGTGACCGCCACCGGGGACGACGGCCTGCCCGCCACCGCGACCAGCACCTTCACCATCATGGCCGAGCCCGCCAACCAGGTCCGGATCAGCAGTTTCCTCGGTGACGACCAGGTGGTCGGCGTCGGAATGCCGCTGGTCGTGAAGTTCGGGCGGGCGATCCCGGAGGACTACCGGGACGATCTACAGCGCCGGATGACCGTCACGTCCACGCCGGCGCAGGAGGGCATCTGGCACTGGGTCAGCCCGACCGAGGTCCGGTACCGCCCGAAGGAGTTCTGGAGGGCGAACAGCACCGTCTCCTACCGGGTCCAGGCTGGCGGCCTACCCCTCGGCGACGGGTGGTACGGCCGGAACGACCTCACCGTCGACATCAGGATCGGCCCTTCGTTGATCATGAAGGTCGACAACAAGACCAAACGGATGACCGTCACCAAGGATGGCTCGGTGGTCAAGACCATCCCGGTCAGCCTGGGCAAGAAGTCCACCCCGTCATCGAGCGGCACCATGGTGGTGATGGAGAAGCTGCGCAAGACGGTCTTCGACACCTTCGAGGAACTGGGCCCCGAGGACGGCTACCGCACCAAGATCGACTACGCGCAGCGGCTCACCTGGGGCGGCGAGTTCATCCACGCCGCGCCGTGGTCCGAGGGCCAGCAGGGCAGCGTGAACGTCTCCCACGGCTGCGTGAACGTCTCGATGACCAACGGCGCGTGGCTGTTCAGCAACACCCGAATCGGGGACCCGATCACCGTCAAGGGAACCGAGCGCAAGCTCCAGAACGGGAACGGCTGGACCGACTGGAACATGAGTTGGGCGGAGTACGTCAAGGGCAGTGCCCTGCCGTACGAGCCGCCGGCGGCCGACGACGACGCCGATCCGGGGGTCAGCCCGACTCCCTGA
- a CDS encoding Ig-like domain-containing protein, translated as MGRFAGAGAVLGVLSLMASLGLTGCGGDREQARFVEGGSPTARTTSDAPAEVSGPPLTVSPTDGATNRPVSAEIGATLPDGTTVSGVTLTADDGKQVEGRLRADGSSWVPSAPLEYGTRYTATVTATAADGGTSEGSSSFTTMAKPKSMISSGLYLFDDKVYGVAMPVVVEFHPGIPKKDRAAVQKRMFVQTDPPQPGAWHWLGGGTQAYYRAPKYWKPGTTLSVRIALAGIPLSNGRHGNVDRAATVKIGSAFEMKVDNAAKKMTVYENGQVIRTLPVSLGKKSTPSSSGTMVVMEKKKSTVFDTRDEPDPENRYVTEIDFAQRLTWGGEYIHAAPWSEGDQGRRNVSHGCVNVSTAHARWLFGKTKIGDPVTVTGTERRLAAGNGWTAWSLSWPEFVKGSALPVPEGGASPTF; from the coding sequence ATGGGCAGGTTCGCGGGGGCCGGGGCGGTGCTGGGCGTCCTCAGCCTGATGGCGTCGCTGGGGCTGACCGGGTGCGGCGGCGATCGAGAGCAGGCGCGGTTCGTCGAAGGTGGTTCGCCGACTGCGAGAACCACGTCGGACGCACCGGCGGAGGTGAGTGGCCCACCGTTGACCGTCAGCCCGACCGACGGGGCGACGAACCGGCCGGTCAGCGCGGAGATCGGCGCCACGCTGCCGGACGGTACGACGGTGTCCGGTGTCACCCTCACCGCCGACGACGGGAAGCAGGTCGAGGGTCGGCTCCGCGCCGACGGCTCGTCGTGGGTGCCGTCGGCGCCGTTGGAGTACGGCACCCGCTACACCGCGACCGTCACCGCGACGGCCGCCGACGGCGGCACCAGCGAGGGCAGCAGCAGCTTCACGACGATGGCGAAACCAAAGTCGATGATCAGCTCCGGCCTCTACCTTTTCGACGACAAGGTCTACGGCGTGGCGATGCCGGTGGTCGTCGAGTTCCACCCCGGCATCCCGAAGAAGGACCGGGCTGCGGTGCAGAAGCGCATGTTCGTGCAGACCGACCCGCCACAGCCGGGTGCCTGGCACTGGCTCGGTGGCGGTACGCAGGCCTACTACCGCGCCCCGAAGTACTGGAAGCCGGGCACCACGCTCAGCGTCCGCATCGCCCTGGCGGGCATTCCGCTGAGCAACGGCCGGCACGGCAACGTCGACCGGGCCGCCACCGTGAAGATCGGAAGCGCCTTCGAGATGAAGGTCGACAATGCCGCCAAGAAGATGACGGTGTACGAGAACGGGCAGGTCATCCGCACCCTGCCGGTGAGTCTCGGCAAGAAGTCGACGCCGTCCTCCAGCGGCACGATGGTAGTGATGGAGAAGAAGAAGTCCACCGTCTTCGACACCCGGGACGAGCCGGACCCGGAGAACCGCTACGTCACCGAGATCGACTTCGCGCAGCGGCTGACCTGGGGCGGCGAGTACATCCACGCCGCGCCCTGGTCCGAGGGCGACCAGGGGCGCCGGAACGTCTCCCACGGCTGCGTGAACGTGTCGACGGCGCACGCGCGGTGGCTGTTCGGAAAGACGAAGATCGGCGACCCGGTCACGGTGACCGGCACCGAGCGGCGGCTGGCCGCCGGTAACGGCTGGACGGCGTGGAGCCTGAGCTGGCCGGAGTTCGTCAAGGGCAGCGCGCTGCCGGTGCCCGAGGGCGGGGCCAGCCCGACGTTCTGA
- a CDS encoding helix-turn-helix domain-containing protein, which translates to MAGGRELTPRRWRILSFLALHGMATTSDVAVVTGVPRLTAHRDLTWLHAAGLVGREQSAEDRSHAWWYRTTDEGAELLNRDLVASGRRVPLCLGQRHWGAAHYLLFLPLLAASRQDPGRCGLFQWLTTVDTSVWLRERGLAHLRADGYGVWVEDGRCVRFLVHVDPGPVGGVIAERERSTAGLATVLAGYRGTDSVVPVGAVLVIAQDAAREANLLADLVSRPLRAPIAVTTVDLLHRHWPHEQVWRIPAAGPARHRLVGLPLPPELSR; encoded by the coding sequence GTGGCCGGTGGTCGTGAGCTGACGCCTCGGCGGTGGCGGATCCTGTCGTTCCTGGCGTTGCACGGCATGGCGACCACGAGCGACGTCGCCGTGGTGACGGGGGTGCCGCGATTGACGGCGCACCGGGACCTCACCTGGCTGCACGCGGCGGGTCTGGTGGGCCGGGAGCAGTCGGCGGAGGACCGGTCGCACGCCTGGTGGTACCGGACCACGGATGAGGGCGCCGAACTGCTGAACCGTGATCTCGTCGCGTCAGGGCGGCGGGTGCCGCTGTGTCTGGGTCAGCGGCACTGGGGTGCGGCGCACTATCTGTTGTTCCTGCCGCTACTGGCGGCCTCTCGGCAGGATCCGGGCCGGTGTGGGTTGTTCCAGTGGTTGACGACGGTGGACACGTCGGTGTGGTTGCGGGAGCGGGGCCTGGCGCATCTGCGCGCCGACGGGTACGGGGTGTGGGTGGAAGACGGCCGGTGTGTGCGGTTCCTGGTGCATGTGGATCCGGGTCCGGTGGGTGGGGTGATCGCCGAACGGGAGCGGTCGACTGCCGGGCTCGCCACGGTTCTGGCCGGCTACCGGGGAACGGATTCGGTCGTGCCGGTCGGCGCGGTACTGGTCATCGCCCAGGACGCCGCCCGCGAAGCCAACCTGCTCGCGGACCTGGTGAGCCGGCCGCTGCGGGCGCCGATCGCGGTCACTACCGTCGACCTGCTGCACCGCCACTGGCCGCACGAGCAGGTATGGAGGATTCCGGCGGCTGGCCCCGCACGTCACCGCTTGGTCGGCCTTCCACTTCCGCCGGAGCTATCCCGATAA
- a CDS encoding ISKra4 family transposase produces the protein MVDFLSGEHAAGMTHAELEERLHTDGMRLLCQLLQDSLDLRASREERLDEVTDADSHLRGWAERGRQRTLATRFGEVVVTRIAYRARARADLNPADAVLNLPVEKHSHGLRRLAAAEAARGSFTDAAAAIERATTVRIGKRQVEALAAAAAIDVDAFYTAHAPDWSADDDVLALSFDAKGVVMRPDGLRAGTAKAAVSQKLAGRRSKGEKRNRKRMCEVAAVFDVTGKPRTIADILPEDPEAAQTATPAPVTSGKWLHASVTDDAAAVIAAGFAEADRRDPDHARTWIALVDGNTHQIDRIHAEAKTRKITLPVVVDFIHVIEYLWKATWCFHPEGDPNAERWVRAQARQVLAGRAGIVAAAIRRKATYHGLDPGKRKPADVAAAYLLAKKPYLDYPTALANGWPIATGVIEGACRHLVKDRMDVTGARWGLDGAEAILKLRTLISNGDFDQYWTWHLAQEQQRIHNSRYLGGAIPQ, from the coding sequence ATGGTGGACTTCCTGTCCGGTGAGCATGCGGCGGGGATGACTCACGCCGAACTGGAGGAGCGGCTGCATACCGATGGCATGCGGTTGCTGTGTCAGTTGTTGCAGGACAGTCTGGATCTTCGTGCCAGTCGGGAGGAACGGCTCGACGAGGTGACCGACGCCGATAGCCATCTGCGGGGGTGGGCCGAGCGGGGGCGGCAGCGGACGCTGGCCACCCGGTTCGGTGAGGTGGTGGTGACGCGTATCGCCTACCGGGCGCGGGCGCGGGCCGATCTGAACCCGGCGGACGCGGTGTTGAACCTGCCCGTGGAGAAGCACTCGCATGGACTGCGCCGGTTGGCCGCGGCCGAGGCGGCCCGCGGCTCGTTCACCGACGCGGCGGCCGCGATTGAGCGGGCCACCACGGTGCGTATCGGGAAACGGCAGGTCGAGGCGTTGGCCGCCGCAGCGGCGATAGATGTGGATGCCTTCTACACCGCCCACGCCCCGGACTGGTCGGCCGATGATGATGTGCTGGCGTTGTCCTTCGACGCCAAAGGGGTGGTGATGCGCCCCGACGGGCTCCGCGCGGGCACCGCCAAGGCCGCGGTCAGCCAGAAACTGGCCGGCCGCCGGTCCAAGGGCGAGAAACGCAACCGCAAGCGGATGTGCGAGGTCGCCGCGGTCTTCGACGTGACCGGCAAGCCGCGCACCATCGCCGACATCCTGCCCGAGGACCCCGAAGCGGCCCAAACTGCTACCCCGGCGCCGGTCACCTCCGGCAAGTGGCTGCACGCCAGCGTGACCGACGACGCCGCGGCGGTGATCGCCGCCGGGTTCGCCGAGGCCGACCGCCGCGACCCCGACCACGCTCGGACCTGGATCGCCCTGGTCGACGGCAACACCCACCAGATCGACCGGATCCACGCCGAGGCCAAAACCCGCAAGATCACCTTGCCGGTTGTTGTGGACTTCATCCACGTCATCGAGTACCTCTGGAAGGCCACCTGGTGTTTCCACCCGGAGGGCGACCCGAACGCCGAACGGTGGGTCCGCGCCCAGGCCCGGCAGGTGTTGGCCGGACGGGCCGGCATAGTCGCCGCAGCCATCCGACGCAAGGCCACCTACCACGGCCTGGACCCCGGCAAACGCAAACCCGCCGATGTCGCCGCCGCCTACCTGCTGGCCAAAAAACCGTACCTGGACTACCCGACCGCGCTGGCCAACGGGTGGCCGATCGCCACCGGGGTGATCGAAGGCGCCTGCCGCCACCTGGTCAAAGATCGTATGGACGTCACCGGCGCTCGCTGGGGCCTCGACGGCGCCGAAGCAATCCTCAAACTCCGCACCCTGATCAGCAACGGCGACTTCGACCAGTACTGGACCTGGCACCTGGCCCAGGAACAACAACGCATCCACAACAGCCGCTACCTCGGCGGTGCCATCCCACAATAG
- a CDS encoding NUDIX domain-containing protein: protein MREIVRRSVRAILLDEEGRLVLIKRVKPGQAPYWTTPGGGLESTDVSLEAALRRELHEELGAEADQFAQVFLFTAPAGEGVSVQYFFACRLLQMQEDARTGPEFADPSRGDYQLDRVTIDKLPAVDLKPDALKEFIAANEEALLSL from the coding sequence GTGCGTGAGATCGTGCGCAGGTCGGTGCGGGCCATCCTTCTTGACGAAGAAGGTCGTTTGGTGCTGATCAAGCGGGTCAAGCCCGGCCAGGCGCCGTACTGGACGACGCCGGGGGGTGGCCTGGAGTCGACGGATGTCTCCCTGGAAGCCGCACTGCGCCGCGAGTTGCACGAGGAGCTCGGCGCTGAGGCGGATCAGTTTGCCCAGGTGTTCCTGTTCACCGCTCCCGCCGGCGAGGGCGTGTCCGTCCAGTACTTCTTCGCCTGCCGGCTGCTCCAGATGCAGGAGGACGCCCGCACCGGGCCCGAGTTCGCTGATCCCTCGCGTGGCGATTACCAGCTCGACCGGGTGACGATCGACAAGCTGCCTGCCGTGGATCTCAAGCCTGATGCGCTGAAGGAGTTCATTGCCGCCAACGAGGAGGCGCTGCTCTCGCTGTAG